In Conger conger chromosome 9, fConCon1.1, whole genome shotgun sequence, the genomic stretch CATTGCACTTTGGTTTCACAATGTAGAGATTTCTgcagttttctcttcagcaaatGATAGATATTTGGCTGGATTCAGATTGGTTCAATGACTTGGGCAGTCAGCTGTCCTGTTTTTACCTTTGAAAAGGCGTTTGTTCAAACTTGAACAGACGTTAATTAGATAGGACTGACTGTtgttcattctgctgctgctatcagcagttatatcCTCACTGAAGACGATACCCTTTTCCAGAACTATACAGGGACTTGGCTTTAGTAACCTGGCTAACCTGATTTTGTGGCGGTTtgtatcttgcagtgtagcctctgtagttctgtttgcaatgcataaaaagtgttgtaatttctatatggtgatactgaaatgtataaaaatagctgagaatctgcactttgagaCATGGGAATTGTTTCatgacaaatctaaaattgtgctGAACCCAGCCAAATCAAATGTTTTTAGGTCTTCAAGTTGTGTCAGCAGTTagtcagtttaatttaattttcgcCAAGCTGTCAGAGATTCCAGTGCTGTTGAAGCaatcgtgttttttttttattgatttagaAAGGAAAAGTAAGTCATTTATAAAGATTGCATGTCAGAGTTGGGACAGAGAAACCAAGCGCAACCCAGAAGTAGACGAAACTGGGGTTCCTGGTAGCCTTGGGGGTAGGAAAGGACCTCACCTGTTTTCTAGTGCAGGGTCTTAGCCTGTTCCGAATGGCCTCCACTTTATCCACCAGTGCCGAACTTCACCCTTCCCCATCAGGTAGCCCAGGTACCAGGGGTCAGTCCAGcttgctgtgtgtgctgcaggaccCACTAGAGATGTTCAGGACCGGTGTTACTGAAGTTGACCATGCAGCAGTTCTCATAGCCCAACAGTACCCGACCCATAAGGCGCTGGAAGGTGGCAGGTGCATCATGTAATCCGAAGGGCATTACCATGAACTGGTACAATCCTAGTGGTGTTCTGAATGCCGTATACCTGCCGGGACCTCTGTTCCAGGGGTGCACCTGCTTGTACCTAGTCTTCAATGCTAGGCATCAGGTATGCAACAAACTGCGAGACGGCATTGCGCTTCCTGAAGTCCATTCAGCCCCGAAGGGATCCATCCTTTTTTGGAACAATGAAAGGGGCTGCAATAGAGTCCCCTTAGGTGATGATATGCCTCCTTCAGTTCATCATAGGAGTGAGACTGGTCTTCGTCCGTAGCCATGTATGTAGGTCTCCTATGCTTTCCCAGTCAGAAGCGGCACCAGCTGGCACACCAACTCCTGCTCTGGCCAGGCTCAGGTTCTggccacacactcaaaccacaggaGATATTTTTATATATCCTCACCCTGCTGGTTGGCCATCTGCGGCTCTTTTTGGATCACCTTCACTGCTGGTAGTGGAGTGGGGCTGCTGAGGTGATGAGCCCCTCACCAATCTGATGGGGCTGGAATCGGCTGCCGGGTCCTGAGGGGTTGGAGTGGTGTAGGGAGAGTCCTTCTTGGGCTCTCTGAAGTTTGAGAGCTTGGGGTCAAAGTTGCTGGGGCCCTTCATATCCACTGGGTTGTGGGACTCGGGGGTTGTGGGATTCTCTCAGGCCACAGATCTCTTCCAGAAAGCCTTGTTCCCTTCTCTGCTATGAGGAGCAGAACGTCCCTCTGGGGGGCCACAATCTCCCCCTCTGGTGCTGATCTAGGAGACTCTGGGTGTGGTGTACTGGTTCTCAGGTGAGCCTCCCACCTCTCAAACTCCTCTTCTTCCACTATATCCAAATGTATGGGCTCATGCAAAAATATATGTTAAACCCCTAGTTTATCATCCAAAATCAGTAGTCAGACGAGTGATTCACCAGCCTAAGATTGGAAATAGCCAGCCTAGGGGGCTAGGTTCCTTGGTGGGTCTCTAGTCTAGGCAAGTGGGTTGCTAGTCTTGGCGAGTCATCTGTTTGCTAGCCCAGGTGGGTGAGTTGCCAACCTAGGAGTGTCAGTAGCCAGGTGCTTGCGCTGTCTCATCCggttaatgtaatgtgttatgTTAACAAAACAGGAAAGACTTTAAATTATATCAAAAAAAGTTTGTGAGCTTTAGAGTAGCTTGCAAGGAAACCAGGTTGGCATAAACAAGACCAGGGCAACATTAGCTCTTGGATGGAAGCCAGAAGCAGATTAATAATTTTAAATCCAGCAAAGATCACATCACATTGGTGGCTACAGCCAATGCTATTGGCGACTTTGACGTCCACTTATCACTGGTGTTCATCCATAAGCGTGTTAATACTTGTTGGTTTGCCAACTTCACTATACAGTTTGTTTCTGATTTGGCAATTTTACAAGTTTACAAATTTTGCCTATCATTGGTTATTTGTTCGCACTTTAGGCCTATATGACAGTTACCATGTGGGCAAATGCCATTTGAGGTTTTTGGTTTCTTATGACTCAAAATAAACTTAACTGAGATAAATATTGAATTTCATGAAATTTGTGTAGACCTATTTCAATGTCACTGTCAGAgttcaaaaatgtcagtgttctgAACGACCTTCATTCCCGATGTGTTCGGTTCCCTGAGGTTCTCCAGTACTTGCTTTTGCATCATCATTCTACTGATCCTAAGACATTCACATGATTTGTATGTTTGCAATCAAATGCTTTTGTTCCCAGTACTGCAATTAATTACAAACAATATTAAAAAGAGGTAATATACATGTTGGTGACCCCTTGAGGCTCCCAAGAtgaaatgttaattttatttaattctttCTATTTTTCCCTGCAGTTGCCGGTTATAGCCGAATGCCAGAaggtaggttttcatttaattaattatttagtgAAGCCTTtaagaatattattttgttgtcTATTGTAAAACTTACCCAGTCTCATGGGatataaagttaaaatgtagactcacctttcatttgaggatatttgcatccatatcaggtTACCCGCggaggaattacatccctttttatacacagtcccccctATTTCATGGGACCAGAACTTAttagacagttggcttctcagctgtttctgatcacTGGGTATTAAaccacttccttagtgcaggtataagaaagctttggGTATctggtcttgattctaggcttttgattgcttttggaatctgttattggcatttgtcaacatcaGGGCCAGAGTTGTCCTAAGCACAGCCAAGGGAGCCagtatgaggctgagaaataagaagaaaaacaaaaacagtcagagacgtAGGCCAGCCTTACcaaaggcttaccaaaataaactgtttggagcATCATGAAGTGGAAAGAGAGCATTGCGGTCAGTAATTGGGGCTGGGAGAGACCAAGGAAGTGCTCTGCAGTTGGTAACAGTTCCATAATGAAGGAgcacctgtccgacagatcagaaacgtTCTTCATGTGTTCTTGGATGTATCGGCGCcaactgtctgcagaagacttcacaagcAGACCTACAGAGGGTGCACTACAAGATACAAACCACTAGTAAAACAAGATGGTCAATTTAAAGTGCTAAGGAGTACCTAAAAGCCTGCAACGTTCTGGAAAAATGAgatcaagattgacttgtatcagattgatggcaagagcaaagtgtggaggctgaAAGGGGACAGTCCATGAGTcaaagcacccccctcatctgtgaaacaggacgatgtgactgctgatagcagcagcagtatgTGTCCAAAGAGGGagcaatgtataaaaagggatttaaTTCCTACCCTGATCACCCAAaaagatgtaaataccctcaaattaaaggtgacactTTAACTTGGATatccattttttcatttcaaaagtgataagagtacagagccaaaatcaACAGAAATTGTccctctgtccaaatacttgtggATCTCACTGTACATACTGTGCACTTAAAGGGACACGTAGAACTTAAATTACTGGAGAAGAGGCCCGTTTGCTCAGGAGACAGCCTTGACCACTCCACTGGTTTAGTGTTGTGGTTCGGTACGATGCAATGTTTATATTAGCATCAGCCCAAtaccccccctctcttcccctctcttctctcttcctgtcttctCACAGGTGTGCCTTTGACTGTGGTGCTGCTGGGGAAACACAGGGCTGGGAAGAGTTCAGTGGGAAATGCCATTCTGGGGAGGACTGCGTTTAGAATTTGCAGGACATTCACCAAGGGGAGTGTGCAGGAACAGGGAAACGTAGATGACAGGGTGGTCACAGTGGTGCACACACCGGGCTGGAGAGGTTTAGCCGATACCACctcagagaagaagaaaaggcaAATGAGAACAAGTATTTACCGTGGCCCTGATGGGCTTCTTGGTTTTGTGTTCGTCGTCTCCATAGACTCAACGCTCACTAGGGAAGATCGAGAGGTGGCGAAAAAGCACATGCAGCTAATCAGCAGTTCTGTGTGGCAACACACTGTACTTGTCTTGACCTCACACAgacgaagagagagagacattgaaAAGCACACTGATCTCCAGTGGTTTCTGAGGATGTGTGGTAACAGGTACGTTGTGTTCgataaagataaagataagGAGCAGGTCACAAACCTACTGACTAAATTGGTTAATGTAGCGATGCGCTACAATGCGACTGAGAATTGCTTTGCATCAGTGGGTCATGCACAGAGCAGATGTTGTGAAATGAGAACAGTAGCAGAAAATGGACTGGAACAGGAGAACACTGAGCTCCCAGAAGCCACAACCAGTGACGGTAGGAGGAGCACCATGACCCAGGAAAATCACTGTGGTGAGTGCGATCAGTATGTTATATAATGAAATGAATCCTACATGCTCAAAGGTAGAAAGTtgtgaatagtttttttttatcaatcaacaaaatgcaaagtgagtgaacagaagaaaaatcaatcaatatttggtgtgaccaccctttgccttcaaaccagcatcaattcttcttggtacacttgcacaaagtcatgGATTTTGTAGGCacatagtcaggtgtgtgattaaccaattataccaaacaaaactgggtgaggaacagccaaaatCTGTTTCCAAAGTGAgattgctgaagacagtttaatgtaaGATGTCAtgcaccatggcaagactgagcacagcatcAAGACACatggtagttatactgcatcagcaaggtctctctcaggcagaaatttcaaggcaaaCAGGGCAtttcagatgtgctgtccaagctctgttgaagaatcacaaagaaacgggcaacgttgaggaccgtaaaCGCAGTGGTCAGCCAGGGAAACTCAGTGCAGCAGatgagacacatcatgcttacaaTCAGAAGATGTTCAGcattttattgaacatttttttgtcatttagcagacgcttttaatccaaagcgatttataagtgcataggttcttccacaagttaaagcatcacatccatagctagtaaaatacacatgaagtgttgttctaaacatatagtcatcataagtgaattttatttatttattttggggggggggattagacaagagggggagggattcaattcaattctgagcagtgccatcagctcagaattggcagaaaccagtgggacccaggtacacctatctactgtgcggagaagtctggtcagaagtggtcttcatggaagaattgcggccaaaaagccataccaccgactttttcacacctgcctaaaacatttgcacagtactgtatatattttatatatactgtatataaaagtcttaggcacctacctgtataacattctgtacagataagattctttcaaaagtaattcaatgaaaggtcccaaataaacgtactatacattttacattacattttagtaatttggcagaatagttaaaaacggaatcaaatcaatattttttgtgaccacccttcggcgttaaaactgcatcacttccctgagatagccaacgctgtcctgcagttctataagacaatcaacagggaggttgttccaagcatgttggagaatttGCCAAAGttattctgcagactttggttggctccttgcttctgaactcagacagccttgatcaagtttttatgttaaaaagtcaattgcttacagtagtatgttactttttaaaaattaaatacaaaaatgtctctgtaaaattaaatcttttggaaaatgaatattttgaaatctcaaatgtgttcttttatcctaacacacataaaaaaataaacatatctatatatataataaagtctagggtgcctaagacttctgcacagtactgtatatatttgtactGTTTTGTCATTCATATTAGTGCCTATGCCGTACTGTATTTAGGCAAATATATTCTGCCCAAAAACTGGGTATTGTAAAACAGTTTTCTGGGTTGGTTTCCCTTTGAGCACCTGTCCCTCAAAAGGTTTCTGCCCATTCCATGAAATCACCATGAGGAGGTTTCATTGTCcctttgtttttacttaaaaaatgtttagCAATAGTAAATCTAATGATTGTAAATCTGCAgataacattttaaaagcattttttaaataaactgataTGCGAAACACATCATTTAGAGACGGAGCTTGTGTGATTGTTTGCTCATTTGAAGACATGATTTTGAAAGTTTTTGGCATTCCCATTGTGTCAATACACCTGAGCGTCTGCCTCTTCTACTGCGTCACACAGccaaaaaacagaacaacagCTCAACTGATCAATACAGTCACAAAGTCAGGTCTTGGTGTTGAGAATTCATGGGTCAAATCAGGTGAAACTGACTGCTTAATGttgaattttcttttgttttttttttgtttaggtcATCGGGGACAAGACAACCAGACCAAAACAACCAAGAGCGCTGAAACGGGAGAGCTGAACCGAGATCAATGTTCAATTAAAGGTAGTCAGTGATGAGTATAAGGCATatgtatacagtgggagcaataattaataataatcccTTGTTGATTTTCTAGGTTTGCcgacttacaaagaatggaactgtgtagaattttaatcataggtacattttaacattgagagacagaatatcacaaaataatcatatgaattttataaatgtaatatattttcacatgaaataagtatttgatccatagaacaataggacttaatacttggtggagaaacctttgttggcaagcacagaggtcagacgtttgttgtagtttttcaccaggtttgcacagatcttgggagggattttggtccactcctctttgcagatcctctccaaatccttaaggttccgaggctgtcgcttggcaactcaaagcttcagctccctccacagattttcgatgggatttaggtctggagactggctaggccactccaggaccttaatatgcttctttttgagccactcctttgttgccttggccgtatgttttgggtcattgtcatatTGGAGgacccatccacaacccattttcagtgctctcactgagggaaggaggttgtagcccaaaatttcctggtacatggccccattcatcctcccctcgatacggtgaagtcgtcctgtccccttagctgagaaacacccccaaagcataaggtttccacctccatgcttcacagtggggatggtgttcttggggttgtactcagcatttctcttcctccaaacacggcgagtcaagttgatgccaaatagctctgttttggtctcatctgaccacatcaccttctcccaagcctcctctggatcatccaggtgttctttggcaagcTTCAGAgtggcctgtacatgtgccgtcttcagcagaggaaccttgcgcgcgcagcaggattttaatccttcacggtgtagtgtgttactgatggttctcttcatgactgtggtcccaactgccttcaagtcattaacaagctcctcctgtgtagtactgggctgatccctgacctttctcatgatcactgatatcccacgaggcaagATCTtgtgtggagccccagaccgagggagattggcagtgactttgtgtttcttccattttctaataattgctccaacggttgttaacttctcaccaagcggcttgcttattttcttgaagcccatcccagccttgtgcaggtctgcaattttgtccctgatgtcctttgTCTTACCCATGGTGGAaatgttggaatctgattgattgtgtggacaggtgtcttttatacaggtacataacgatgtaacaagttgacacaggtgttttgggtaatgagttgagattaggagtgcttcttaatggaaaactaactggtctatgggagccagaattattgctgattggtaggggatcaaatacttatttcatgaaGATACCTTGGAGCACTGTTAAGACCATAATTAAGAAATGGAAAGTGCATGGCACCACTCGCAGTCTGCCAAAATCAGGGCGTCCGTCTAAACTCGATGACCGGGAGAGAAGACAACTGGTCAGAGGCTACCAAGAATCCAATGGCAACATTGAAAGAGCTCCAGGATTGTATGGCCAACAGAGGGAAACTTGTGCATCATACAACTATATCAAAGATATTGCACACATCTGGCCTGTGTGGAAGGGTGGCAAGAAAAAAGCAATTTCTCAAAAAGGTCCACCAGGAGGCCCGCTTGAAATTTGCAAAAGAACACCTTGGGGAACCTGCAACAAACTGGCAGTTTTGtggtctgatgaaaccaaaatagaactttttggcatgaatgccaaaCGCTCTGTTTGGCGAAAACCCAACACCGCTCATCACCAAAAAAACACCATCctgactgtgaagcatggtggtggcagcataatGTTATGGGGATGTTTCATCTAAAGGGAACTTGTCAACATTGAAGGGAGGATGGATGGGGCCAAATACAGGGATATTCTGGAGAAGAACCTGAAGAAGTCTGCAAGGAGACTGAGAATGGGTCCAAAATTCATATtccagcacgacaatgacccaaagcacaagGCCAAAGCTACCACTGAGTGGCTTGTAAAGAACAAGGTGGATGTGCTGGAATGGCCAAGCCAAAGCCCaaacctaaatccaattgaaaacttgtggaatGACTTGAAGGTTGCTGTCCATCAGCGCAAACCAACAAACCTCTCCCAGCTtgaacagttctgcaaagaggagtgggggaAGATCTCCAAGTCCAGGTGCGCCAACCTTGTGCAGAGCTGCCCAAAAAGACTGGTcactgtaattgctgccaaaggcgcTTCCACCAAGTATTGACTCAGGGGGGTGTATACTTAAAAAATTAggaaatttcagttttgtccattaaatacacttttttttcaaattaaaataatttcactgcattcataTGGTATGTTGTGTTCTTTGGGTCAGGGAAAAACAAGTCCCATTTTAATCCATTAAATTTACATTCCGTGACACAATAAgacataaaaaatattgaagggtgcttattcattttctatccactgtatatatatgccGTAtgcttctgcacagtactggatgtatgtacgtgtatgtatatatatactatatatatatatagtactgtgcagaagtcttaggcaccctagactttattatatatatgtttatctttttgtgtgttagtttaaaataacacatttgagatttccaaatattcattttccaagggatttcattttacagagacatttttgtattgaatttaaaaaagtaacatattactgtaagcaataaactacatttatgtaaaaacttgatcaaggctgtctgagatcagaagcaagaacccaaccaaagtctgcagaagacctgtggcaagttctccaatatgctcAACCTCAAGTCCCtactgattgtcttagccaatgctgtcctgcagttctatacctcagaagtgatgcagttttaacaagCGTGGTCACAAAAACTAttttgccaaattactaaaatgtaatatgaaatGTATAGTAAGTTTATTTAGGACATTTCATTGAATTTTGAAATCTTATTTGTACAGAATGtcatacaggtgcctaagacttttgcgcagcactgtgtatatacgtgtgtgtatatatatgtacatatgtgcatatatatatgtatatgtatgtgtatatttgtttatatatatgtatatttgtgtatatatatgcgtgtatgtatatgtatgtatatgtatgtatgtgtgtgtgtgtgtgtgtgtgtgtgtgtatatatatatgtatgtatgtatatatgtatatatgtgtgtgtgtatatgtatgtatgtgtatacacaatatatatatatacatatatacacacatatatatacacgtgtatacacaatatatatacatatacacacatatatacacatatatatacatatacacatatatacacatatatacatacatatgcatacatatatgtatagatatatatgtgtgtgtgtatgtgtatatacgtatgtatgtgtgtatatatatgtatatatacatacacatatacacatacatatacacatacacatatatacatatatatacatacatatgcattcatatatgtatgtatgtgtatacacatgtatacacacatatatatatacacacatgtatacacacatatatatatatacacgtatatgtacatatatatacatatatacacatatatatacatacatatatgtatatgtgtatatatgtatatgtatgtatatatgtatatgtatatgtatgtatgtatatatgtatatgtatgtatgtatatgtatgtatatatgtatgtatgtgtatatatgtagagacagctggggaagacccgttaactgcttgtttgtgtgtgtgtgtgtgtgtgtgtgtttatatgtatgtttgtgtgtatatgtgtatttgtgtgtgtatatgtgtgtatatgtgtatacagaatatatatatacatatatatgtctgtctgtctctgtctgtctctgtctgtgtctgtctgtgtctgtctctgtctctctttctctgtctgtctctgtctgtctctctgtctgtctctgtctgtctcctgaaCTGTTGTACGAGTCATGTAAACAAGGCACACCAAACTCGGGTCAAACTTTCAAACTCGTAAAAGTAAgagataaaaaagaaagaggaaTTTAAGTAcattaaaatgttcttgcatgtgTTGCACCTGGCCCTTAGATTCAGTTATTTAATATGGCGTCTCACATTCCCATCCACGCACAAACACCTCCTCCAGGTCAGCAGGATGCTAAGGATAACATGGCGATACTCAATCAGGCGTACAGaccgtgtctctgtctgtctctctgtctgtctctgtctctgtctgtctgtctctgtgtctctgtgtgtctgtctctgtttgtctgcctctgtctgtctgtttgtctgtctgtgtctgtctgtctctgtctgtgtgtctgtctgtctctgtctgtctgtctgtctctgtctgtctctctgtctgtctctgtctgtttgtctgtctgtctcctgtctgtctctgtctgtctgtctctgtgtctgtctgtctctgtgtctctgtgtgtctgtctctgtttgtctgtctctgtctgtctgtttgtctgtctctgtttgtctgtgtatgtctgtctctgtctgtgtgtctgtctgtctctctgtctctgtctgtctgtctctctgtctgtctgtctctctgtctgtctgtctgtctctgtctgtctgtctctgtctgtctctgtctgtctgtctgtctgtctctgtctgtctctctgtctgtctctgtctgtttgtctgtctgtctcctgtctgtctctgtctgtctgtctctgtgtctgtgtgtctgtctctgtttgtctgtgtctgtctgtgtctgtctgtgtctgtctgtctctgtctgtctctctctgtctgtctgtctctgtctgtctgtctctgtctgtctctctgtctgtctctgtctgtctgtctctgtctgtctgtctctgtgtctgtgtgtctgtctctgtttgtctgtgtctgtctgtgtctgtctgtctctctgtctctgtctctgtctgtctgtctctctctgtctgtctctctctgtctgtctctgtctgtctgtctctctctgtctgtctctctctgtctgtctgtctgtctgtctctgtctgtctctgtttgtctgtctgtctcctgtctgtctgtctgtctctgtgtctgtctgtctgtgtctctgtctctgtctctctctgtctgtgtctgtctgtctgtctgtctgtttgtctgtctcctgtctgtctcctgtctgtctgtttgtctgtctgtctcctgtctgtctgtctctgtctgtctctgtgtctgtctgtgtctctgtctctctctgtctctctctgtctgtgtctgtctgtctctgtctgtctcctgaaCTGTTGTACGAGTCATGTAAACAAGGCACACCAAACTCGGGTCAATATATATACTcgggttctgtcccgcctggactactgcaattccctcttggctggcctcccagcgtccgccatcagacccctccaactcatccagaatgcagcagctcatctggtcttcaaccttcctaaatactcacacgtcacccccctgcttacttccctccactggctgcctgtcatggctcgcatcaaattcaaaacattggtgctagccttccaagcagttaaagggtcttccccagcttatctgcaaaaaatcatcagaccctacacccctgccagacctcttcgttcagcctccacaggccgcttggcacctccccctctcagaacctccacctcacgctcacgactactgtctgttctggctccacggtggtggaaagAATGTctctgacttgctttgtgtatcggtatttttagttggctaggtaagcagtgtttggatagttaactttggtcacttttgctctgtttgtttgtttgttcaaaaaaaaaaaaaaaaaaaaaaaaaaaaaatggcccttgtccttatctttgttgtacaggtagcagttgaaattgtacttccctctagggtctttcagcgaacttatccctggttatgggtatgcactttgttgtacgtcgctctggataagagcgtctgccaaatgccaataatgtaacgtaatgtgatgtaatttaagtacattaaaatgttcttgcatgtgTTGCACCTGGCCCTTAGATTCAGTTATTTAATATGGCGTCTCACATTCCCATCCACGCACAAACACCTCCTCCAGGTCAGCAGGATGCTAAGGATAACATGGCGATACTCAATCAGGCGTACCGTACAGCCAAGACTACTGTGATTGAGAAGACGCAAGAAATGGCACTCTTCTGCACAAGCTTGTCAGAACCACAGGCAGGA encodes the following:
- the LOC133136368 gene encoding GTPase IMAP family member 4-like; protein product: MGNSNSRVAGYSRMPEGVPLTVVLLGKHRAGKSSVGNAILGRTAFRICRTFTKGSVQEQGNVDDRVVTVVHTPGWRGLADTTSEKKKRQMRTSIYRGPDGLLGFVFVVSIDSTLTREDREVAKKHMQLISSSVWQHTVLVLTSHRRRERDIEKHTDLQWFLRMCGNRYVVFDKDKDKEQVTNLLTKLVNVAMRYNATENCFASVGHAQSRCCEMRTVAENGLEQENTELPEATTSDGRRSTMTQENHCGHRGQDNQTKTTKSAETGELNRDQCSIKGSQ